Proteins encoded within one genomic window of Candidatus Cloacimonadota bacterium:
- the purQ gene encoding phosphoribosylformylglycinamidine synthase subunit PurQ — protein sequence MKVSVITFPGSNCDHDALEVFASRGHAGRLVWHKGRDLQNPDLVVLPGGFSYGDYLRCGALARFSPIVNEVLAFARRGGLVLGICNGFQILTECGLLPGTLLMNSGLDFICRHQHLRVENPSTPFTEGIPPGAVLDLPIAHKDGNYFCEDHVLNELRETGRVVFRYCDASGNTIPQANPNGSRDNIAGICDPSGRVLGMMPHPERSATDAVVSQDGKRIFDALERHFGLCG from the coding sequence TTGAAAGTGAGCGTGATCACCTTCCCGGGCTCGAACTGCGATCATGACGCGCTGGAGGTTTTTGCCTCCCGGGGCCATGCCGGCCGCTTGGTCTGGCACAAGGGCCGTGACCTCCAAAATCCCGATCTGGTGGTGCTTCCAGGCGGATTTTCCTATGGCGATTACCTCCGTTGCGGCGCGCTGGCCAGATTTTCTCCCATCGTGAACGAAGTGCTGGCTTTCGCCCGGCGAGGCGGACTGGTGCTGGGGATCTGCAACGGCTTTCAGATACTCACGGAATGCGGCTTGCTGCCTGGCACGCTGCTGATGAACAGCGGCTTGGATTTCATCTGCCGGCATCAGCACCTGAGGGTGGAAAATCCCTCCACGCCTTTCACGGAAGGTATCCCGCCCGGCGCGGTGCTGGACCTGCCCATCGCCCATAAAGACGGTAACTATTTCTGTGAAGACCACGTTCTAAACGAACTGCGGGAAACCGGCCGCGTCGTTTTCCGCTATTGTGATGCCTCCGGAAACACCATCCCGCAAGCCAATCCCAACGGCTCCCGGGACAATATCGCCGGCATCTGCGACCCCTCCGGCCGCGTGCTGGGCATGATGCCCCATCCAGAACGCTCCGCCACGGACGCGGTGGTCAGCCAGGACGGCAAAAGGATCTTCGATGCGCTGGAACGCCATTTTGGGCTCTGTGGATAA
- a CDS encoding ComF family protein — protein MRWNAILGSVDKLLFPPVCLACNSPVDTAADVLCAECRERLLPIRENYCDKCGAPLENYRCEACSHLAYEFDYARSAFVFKAPVQELVHHLKYDALRSPAVFFSQALLSMPASKRFRGNFDLVTAVPLHRVRERERGYNQSELLGRALAFELGIPFAQPVLRHQNTRSQTNLSRQARLDNLSGAFALRRNADVAGKRIIVVDDVFTTGTTVNEVSHVLKAGGASRVAVLTATRAV, from the coding sequence ATGCGCTGGAACGCCATTTTGGGCTCTGTGGATAAGCTTTTGTTCCCGCCGGTTTGCCTGGCCTGTAACAGTCCTGTGGATACGGCCGCGGATGTCCTCTGTGCCGAGTGCCGCGAGCGGTTGCTGCCCATCAGGGAAAACTACTGCGATAAATGCGGCGCCCCGCTGGAAAACTACCGCTGTGAAGCTTGTTCCCACCTGGCCTACGAGTTCGATTACGCGCGCTCCGCCTTTGTTTTCAAAGCCCCGGTACAGGAGCTGGTGCATCACCTGAAGTATGACGCGCTCAGGTCTCCGGCAGTTTTTTTCAGCCAAGCCCTGTTGTCCATGCCCGCCTCCAAACGCTTCCGCGGCAATTTTGACCTCGTGACGGCCGTGCCTCTGCACCGGGTGCGCGAACGTGAGCGGGGCTACAACCAGTCCGAACTGCTGGGTCGAGCGCTGGCCTTCGAACTGGGCATTCCTTTCGCCCAACCCGTGCTCCGCCATCAAAACACGCGCAGCCAGACCAATCTGAGCCGCCAGGCCCGTCTGGACAACCTTTCCGGGGCTTTCGCCCTGCGCCGCAACGCGGATGTGGCCGGAAAGCGGATCATTGTGGTGGACGACGTTTTCACCACTGGCACCACGGTCAACGAAGTTTCCCATGTGCTGAAAGCGGGCGGCGCGTCCAGGGTGGCCGTGCTCACGGCCACGAGGGCTGTCTGA
- the purS gene encoding phosphoribosylformylglycinamidine synthase subunit PurS, which produces MILAKIYVCLKPNVLDPQGKAVTNSLRQLGYSSVEETRVSKYIEISFHTTDPEQARREAEQICRDLLANPNTEHYHFTLEEREDGQA; this is translated from the coding sequence ATGATCTTGGCCAAGATATACGTCTGTCTCAAACCCAACGTGCTCGATCCGCAGGGCAAGGCGGTAACGAATTCCCTGCGCCAGCTGGGCTACTCCTCTGTGGAGGAAACCCGCGTGAGCAAATACATCGAGATCAGTTTCCACACCACCGATCCAGAGCAGGCACGGCGGGAAGCCGAGCAGATCTGCCGGGACCTGCTGGCCAATCCCAACACCGAACACTACCATTTCACCCTGGAAGAGCGGGAGGACGGGCAAGCTTGA